In Camelus bactrianus isolate YW-2024 breed Bactrian camel chromosome 10, ASM4877302v1, whole genome shotgun sequence, a genomic segment contains:
- the POLD4 gene encoding DNA polymerase delta subunit 4 yields MGRKRLITDSYPVVKRRESPAGHSKRELAPELGEEPQPLSVDEAELELLRQFDLAWQYGPCTGITRLQRWHRAEQMGLEPPPEVRQVLCAHPGDPRFQCSLWHLYPL; encoded by the exons ATGGGCCGGAAACGGCTCATCACTGACTCCTACCCTGTAGTGAAGAGGAGGGAGAGCCCCGCTGGGCACAGCAAGCGGGAGCTGGCACCAGAGCTAG GGGAAGAGCCCCAGCCCCTGAGCGTGGATGAAGCAGAGCTGGAGCTACTGAGGCAGTTTGACCTGGCCTGGCAGTATGGGCCCTGCACAG GGATCACACGGCTGCAGCGCTGGCATCGGGCAGAGCAGATGGGCTTGGAGCCTCCCCCGGAAGTCCGTCAGGTGCTGTGTGCCCACCCTGGAGATCCCCGCTTCCAGTGCAG CCTCTGGCATCTCTATCCCCTTTGA
- the CLCF1 gene encoding cardiotrophin-like cytokine factor 1 isoform X4 codes for MLACLCTVLWHLPAVPALNRTGDPGPGPSIQKTYDLTRYLEHQLRSLAGTYLNYLGPPFNEPDFNPPRLGAETLPRATVNLDVWRSLNDKLRLTQNYEAYSHLLCYLRGLNRQAATAELRRSLAHFCTSLQGLLGSIAGVMAALGYPLPQPLPGTEPTWAPGPAHSDFLQKMDDFWLLKELQTWLWRSAKDFNRLKKKMQTPAAAVTLHLEAHGF; via the exons ATGCTAGCTTGCCTGTGCACTGTGCTCTGGCACCTCCCTGCAGTGCCAGCCCTCAACCGCACAGGGGACCCAGGGCCTGGCCCCTCCATCCAGAAAACCTATGACCTCACCCGCTACCTGGAGCACCAACTCCGCAGCTTGGCTGGGACCTAT CTGAACTACCTGGGCCCCCCTTTCAACGAGCCTGACTTCAACCCACCTCGGCTGGGGGCAGAGACTCTGCCCAGGGCCACTGTCAACCTGGATGTGTGGCGAAGCCTCAACGACAAACTACGGCTGACGCAGAACTACGAGGCCTACAGCCACCTCCTGTGCTACTTGCGTGGCCTCAACCGCCAGGCCGCCACGGCCGAGCTGCGTCGCAGCCTGGCTCACTTCTGCACCAGCCTCCAGGGCCTGCTGGGCAGCATCGCAGGCGTTATGGCAGCGCTCGGCTACCCGCTGCCCCAGCCTCTGCCCGGGACCGAGCCCACCTGggcccctggccctgcccacagTGACTTCCTTCAAAAGATGGACGACTTCTGGCTGCTGAAGGAGCTGCAGACCTGGCTCTGGCGCTCAGCCAAGGACTTCAACCGGCTCAAGAAAAAGATGCAGACTCCAGCAGCTGCAGTCACCCTGCACCTGGAGGCCCATGGCTTCTGA
- the CLCF1 gene encoding cardiotrophin-like cytokine factor 1 isoform X3 gives MLPAAGEPAAGDSWGMLACLCTVLWHLPAVPALNRTGDPGPGPSIQKTYDLTRYLEHQLRSLAGTYLNYLGPPFNEPDFNPPRLGAETLPRATVNLDVWRSLNDKLRLTQNYEAYSHLLCYLRGLNRQAATAELRRSLAHFCTSLQGLLGSIAGVMAALGYPLPQPLPGTEPTWAPGPAHSDFLQKMDDFWLLKELQTWLWRSAKDFNRLKKKMQTPAAAVTLHLEAHGF, from the exons GGGACTCGTGGGGGATGCTAGCTTGCCTGTGCACTGTGCTCTGGCACCTCCCTGCAGTGCCAGCCCTCAACCGCACAGGGGACCCAGGGCCTGGCCCCTCCATCCAGAAAACCTATGACCTCACCCGCTACCTGGAGCACCAACTCCGCAGCTTGGCTGGGACCTAT CTGAACTACCTGGGCCCCCCTTTCAACGAGCCTGACTTCAACCCACCTCGGCTGGGGGCAGAGACTCTGCCCAGGGCCACTGTCAACCTGGATGTGTGGCGAAGCCTCAACGACAAACTACGGCTGACGCAGAACTACGAGGCCTACAGCCACCTCCTGTGCTACTTGCGTGGCCTCAACCGCCAGGCCGCCACGGCCGAGCTGCGTCGCAGCCTGGCTCACTTCTGCACCAGCCTCCAGGGCCTGCTGGGCAGCATCGCAGGCGTTATGGCAGCGCTCGGCTACCCGCTGCCCCAGCCTCTGCCCGGGACCGAGCCCACCTGggcccctggccctgcccacagTGACTTCCTTCAAAAGATGGACGACTTCTGGCTGCTGAAGGAGCTGCAGACCTGGCTCTGGCGCTCAGCCAAGGACTTCAACCGGCTCAAGAAAAAGATGCAGACTCCAGCAGCTGCAGTCACCCTGCACCTGGAGGCCCATGGCTTCTGA